From Bacteroidota bacterium, one genomic window encodes:
- a CDS encoding EVE domain-containing protein: MNYWLVKSDPETYSWHDLLKDGKTSWDGVRNYAARIHLKGMKKGDKVLVYHSGNESSVIGIASVSKEFYQDPTTSDIAWVSVELKAEKALPNSVTLKQIKSEKSLSNIGLVKIGRLSVMPLTKEEFETILSLAK; this comes from the coding sequence ATGAACTACTGGCTCGTAAAATCCGATCCCGAAACCTATTCCTGGCATGATCTGCTGAAAGATGGCAAGACCAGCTGGGATGGCGTTCGTAATTATGCGGCACGCATTCATTTAAAAGGAATGAAGAAAGGCGACAAAGTCCTGGTTTATCATAGTGGTAATGAGTCATCCGTAATTGGAATCGCGTCTGTTTCAAAAGAATTTTATCAGGACCCTACGACATCCGACATTGCATGGGTTTCCGTTGAATTAAAAGCTGAAAAAGCACTTCCAAATAGTGTCACTTTAAAACAAATTAAGAGTGAAAAGTCTCTAAGCAATATCGGTCTTGTAAAAATCGGGCGACTTTCTGTGATGCCTTTGACTAAAGAAGAATTTGAAACAATTTTATCATTAGCTAAGTAA
- a CDS encoding TonB-dependent receptor: MLTQKAGPYILTKLLQSNGVNISPLVTFAASKFHMRRILFFSLLGILFNLGLHAQTAEIRGFVYEAESTEPSIYTSVYLKGTTYGAQTNLDGFFSISKVPPGSYTLLITSIGFDSIIMPLTLKSGDLLTRKIFLKKSAVQMKEINVSAESEEKKTDVRISVNKITPKEIKQIPTVGGEPDLAQYLQVLPGVIFSGDQGGQLYIRGGTPIQNKVLMDGMVIYNPFHSIGLYSVFDADIIRAADVYTGGFNAEYGDRISSIMDITTRDGNKKRIAGKVSANTFTAKALLEGPLKKEKEDQEGSSSFLLTVKNSYLDKTSKSLYNNLDSAGLPYSFTDVYGKLSFNSSSGSKVNLFGFRFEDNVDYNEATNLHWTSSGFGSNFLLVPSGSSVLIDGNFAYSGYKIRLKEPDGRDRYSEIRGFNTGLNFSYFLGKDELKYGLELLGFKTDYQFTNNYGSSNGQTENTTELAAFLKYKKIAGKFVIEPGIRYNYYSSLSESSLEPRIGLKFNLSDKIRLKAAGGYYSQNLLSASSDRDVVNLFYGFLSGSDDLPSKFDGKDVTSRLQKAKHAIGGIEIDLPLHLSLNVEAYFKDFTQLENINRDKIYEDDGQHSEKPDYLKQDFIIESGTARGVDFLLKYDYRKLYVWAVYSLGYVKRFDGVRTYEPSFDRRHNVNLVVSYKFGKKDAWQANVRWNFGSPFPFTQTQGFYEQLILPEGSGSNISNQNGQLGIFYGELNKGRLSYFHRLDISLQRAFHISKNSTLEVVAGVTNVYDRDNIFYVNRVTNSRVYQLPILPSFGMNMTF; this comes from the coding sequence GTGTTAACTCAAAAAGCAGGGCCTTACATCCTGACCAAATTATTACAATCAAATGGAGTAAATATCAGCCCATTGGTTACATTTGCCGCAAGTAAATTTCATATGCGCAGAATTCTATTCTTTTCCCTGCTGGGAATCTTATTCAATTTAGGCCTCCATGCACAAACCGCTGAAATCCGTGGGTTTGTATACGAAGCAGAATCAACAGAACCATCCATTTATACCAGTGTATATCTGAAAGGTACTACCTATGGCGCTCAGACAAATCTGGACGGATTTTTTTCCATCTCCAAGGTACCTCCGGGCAGCTACACTTTGTTGATCACTTCCATAGGATTTGACAGCATTATCATGCCATTGACTTTGAAGAGCGGAGACCTCTTAACACGAAAGATCTTTTTAAAAAAGTCCGCTGTTCAGATGAAAGAAATAAATGTTTCTGCTGAAAGTGAAGAGAAGAAAACCGATGTACGTATTTCAGTAAATAAAATTACACCAAAAGAAATAAAGCAAATCCCGACAGTTGGCGGCGAACCGGATCTTGCCCAATACCTGCAAGTACTTCCGGGAGTAATTTTTTCCGGCGATCAGGGCGGACAATTGTATATCCGGGGAGGTACACCTATCCAAAATAAAGTGCTGATGGATGGTATGGTAATTTACAATCCGTTTCACTCCATAGGACTATATTCAGTATTCGACGCCGACATCATCCGTGCAGCGGATGTTTATACAGGAGGTTTCAATGCCGAATACGGAGACCGCATTTCTTCAATCATGGATATCACCACCCGTGATGGAAATAAAAAAAGAATCGCGGGAAAAGTGAGCGCTAATACCTTCACGGCAAAAGCACTTCTGGAAGGACCGCTGAAAAAAGAAAAAGAAGATCAGGAAGGCAGTTCTTCTTTTCTTCTCACAGTTAAAAATTCCTATCTGGACAAAACATCCAAATCACTTTACAACAACCTCGATTCTGCCGGTCTCCCCTATTCCTTTACGGATGTATATGGGAAGCTTTCTTTCAACAGTTCTTCCGGCAGCAAAGTGAATCTGTTCGGTTTCCGTTTTGAAGACAATGTCGATTACAACGAAGCGACCAACCTGCATTGGACGAGTTCAGGGTTCGGAAGTAATTTTCTACTTGTACCTTCCGGCTCATCGGTTCTGATTGATGGAAATTTCGCTTACTCAGGATATAAAATCCGTCTCAAAGAACCAGACGGTCGTGACCGCTACAGTGAAATCCGCGGATTCAATACCGGATTGAATTTCTCTTATTTCCTTGGCAAGGATGAGTTGAAATATGGTCTGGAATTGCTGGGCTTTAAAACCGATTATCAGTTCACAAATAATTATGGCTCCAGCAATGGACAAACTGAAAATACTACCGAACTGGCGGCTTTTCTGAAATATAAAAAGATCGCCGGAAAATTTGTGATCGAACCCGGGATACGCTACAACTATTATTCCTCCTTATCGGAATCTTCCCTCGAACCCCGCATCGGTTTGAAATTTAATCTGAGTGATAAAATCAGGCTCAAAGCAGCAGGAGGATATTACAGCCAAAATCTTTTGTCAGCATCCTCCGATCGTGATGTGGTGAATTTATTTTATGGCTTCTTATCCGGTTCGGATGATTTACCCTCCAAATTTGATGGAAAAGATGTGACATCGCGTTTGCAAAAAGCAAAGCATGCAATCGGTGGAATTGAAATTGATCTGCCTTTACATCTTTCGTTAAACGTTGAAGCATATTTCAAAGACTTCACACAGCTTGAAAATATTAACCGTGATAAAATTTACGAAGACGACGGACAGCACAGCGAAAAACCGGATTATCTGAAACAGGATTTCATCATTGAATCCGGAACAGCCAGAGGCGTTGACTTCCTGCTGAAATACGATTACCGCAAATTATACGTTTGGGCGGTTTACTCTCTTGGCTATGTCAAAAGATTTGACGGAGTCCGCACCTACGAACCCAGCTTCGATCGTCGTCACAATGTTAACCTGGTTGTTTCCTACAAGTTTGGAAAGAAAGATGCATGGCAGGCAAACGTTCGCTGGAATTTTGGCTCACCATTCCCATTCACCCAAACACAGGGCTTTTACGAACAGTTGATTTTACCTGAAGGATCCGGTTCAAACATTTCCAATCAAAATGGTCAACTGGGAATTTTCTACGGAGAGTTGAACAAAGGTCGTCTTTCCTACTTCCATCGCCTCGACATTTCATTGCAACGTGCATTTCACATTTCAAAAAACTCAACACTGGAAGTTGTTGCCGGTGTAACAAATGTGTATGATCGGGACAATATCTTTTATGTCAACCGTGTGACGAATTCAAGAGTCTACCAGCTTCCGATTCTTCCAAGCTTCGGAATGAACATGACTTTTTAA
- a CDS encoding phosphatase PAP2 family protein, protein MNPKRLIFCLFLFIFEISSIPLFAEGNDSTIVQNKKTWKQQFKEDSLYSFRSSKGYFPMLLHNFGEQASAPFHMTGSQALQVAGICAGTVGFYFLDPDIEKSVRPLKDRNPWLKYISPEFTQLGDYYGYGLLAAYGGYSLIFHERKALHTAVLASQAAITAGVWVRIIKIGTGRMRPGATYMDREYNKDHWFGPLAQFDPEIKRGRSVAAFDAFPSGHTAAAFSIATVFALQFEDKKAVPYIAYSLASLVAVSRLVEHEHWASDLLPGAAIGYACGRQVVKHYRKLFRTDSGASRKHKTASSVYFTNSSIPRIHYSLIF, encoded by the coding sequence ATGAATCCGAAGCGTTTAATCTTTTGCCTCTTTCTTTTTATTTTTGAAATAAGCTCCATTCCCTTGTTTGCAGAAGGAAATGACAGCACTATTGTTCAGAATAAGAAAACCTGGAAGCAGCAATTCAAAGAGGATTCTCTGTATTCTTTCCGCAGTTCAAAAGGATATTTCCCGATGTTGCTGCATAATTTTGGAGAACAGGCATCGGCACCCTTTCACATGACAGGGTCCCAGGCATTACAGGTTGCCGGGATATGTGCCGGGACAGTCGGGTTTTATTTTCTTGATCCCGATATTGAAAAAAGTGTCAGACCATTAAAAGACAGGAATCCATGGTTAAAATACATTAGCCCTGAATTTACACAGTTGGGTGACTATTATGGATATGGTTTGTTGGCAGCTTATGGTGGTTATAGTCTGATTTTCCATGAACGAAAGGCATTGCATACAGCTGTTCTCGCAAGCCAGGCTGCAATTACTGCAGGGGTATGGGTTCGCATCATCAAAATTGGAACCGGACGCATGCGTCCCGGCGCGACATACATGGATCGGGAATACAACAAGGATCACTGGTTTGGTCCCCTGGCACAGTTTGATCCGGAAATAAAAAGGGGGAGAAGTGTTGCTGCATTTGACGCATTTCCGAGTGGTCATACAGCTGCCGCGTTTTCAATCGCTACAGTTTTTGCATTGCAGTTTGAAGATAAGAAAGCGGTGCCTTACATCGCTTATTCACTGGCTTCGTTGGTGGCAGTAAGCCGCTTGGTGGAACACGAGCATTGGGCATCGGATCTGCTTCCTGGTGCTGCCATTGGTTATGCCTGCGGCCGGCAGGTTGTAAAGCATTACCGGAAATTATTTCGTACGGATTCGGGGGCATCCCGAAAGCATAAAACTGCTTCTTCTGTTTATTTTACGAATTCCTCGATACCGCGCATTCATTATTCATTGATCTTTTGA
- a CDS encoding CTP synthase, whose amino-acid sequence MASAKYIFVTGGVTSSLGKGIISASLAKLLQARGYSVTIQKLDPYINVDPGTLNPYEHGECFVTNDGAETDLDLGHYERFLNAPTSQANNVTTGRIYQTVINKEREGAYLGKTVQIIPHITDEIKRRIQLLGETGEFDVVITEIGGTVGDIESLPYVETVRQLKWELGSSALSIHLTLIPYLAAAGELKTKPTQHSVKALLELGVQPDVLVCRTEKSLSSEIRRKIALFCNVNVNAVIESIDAETIYDVPLLMYKEQLDKVVLNKLKLPLQQEPELAQWKEFLGKLKNPVHEVRIGLVGKYIELKDAYKSIAEAFIHAGVANESKVKLEWIHSEKLDATNAAAKLGGLHGVLVAPGFGDRGIEGKISAIQFVRENNIPFLGVCLGMQCAVIEFARNVMGWKDAHSTEMNPATKHAVIDFMEGQKGITKKGGTMRLGEYTCTIHKGTKAASVYKKEKIGERHRHRYEFNNKFLKDFEEAGMTASGVNPESNLVEIVELKNHPWFVGVQFHPEYKSTVENPHPLFVRFVRAALDRSKLAMD is encoded by the coding sequence GTGGCTTCAGCAAAATATATTTTCGTAACAGGAGGTGTAACTTCCTCTCTTGGCAAAGGGATCATTTCGGCTTCCCTGGCCAAATTATTACAAGCAAGAGGTTATTCAGTAACCATTCAAAAGCTCGATCCTTATATCAATGTTGACCCCGGAACACTCAATCCATATGAACATGGTGAATGTTTCGTCACTAACGATGGCGCTGAAACCGATCTTGACCTGGGTCATTATGAACGCTTTCTGAATGCTCCTACATCACAGGCCAATAACGTTACAACCGGAAGGATTTATCAGACCGTTATTAATAAAGAACGTGAAGGCGCCTATCTTGGCAAAACAGTTCAGATCATCCCGCACATCACGGATGAAATCAAGAGGCGAATTCAACTGCTGGGTGAAACCGGTGAATTCGATGTGGTGATTACTGAAATCGGAGGAACAGTTGGTGACATTGAATCCCTTCCCTATGTTGAAACAGTCCGTCAATTGAAATGGGAATTGGGAAGTTCAGCTCTTTCCATTCATCTTACCCTGATTCCTTATCTCGCCGCTGCGGGTGAATTAAAAACCAAACCAACACAACACAGCGTAAAAGCATTGCTTGAATTGGGAGTACAGCCGGATGTTCTTGTTTGCCGGACTGAAAAATCTTTGTCAAGCGAAATCCGTCGCAAGATCGCATTGTTTTGCAACGTAAACGTGAATGCGGTCATTGAGTCCATTGACGCGGAAACAATTTACGATGTTCCTCTTCTGATGTATAAAGAGCAACTTGATAAAGTTGTTTTAAACAAACTCAAACTTCCTCTTCAACAGGAACCTGAACTTGCTCAATGGAAGGAATTTCTGGGCAAACTAAAAAACCCTGTTCATGAAGTACGGATTGGGCTTGTTGGTAAATACATTGAGTTGAAAGACGCTTACAAATCCATCGCTGAAGCTTTTATTCATGCCGGCGTTGCCAATGAATCCAAAGTAAAACTGGAATGGATACATTCAGAAAAACTGGACGCTACGAATGCCGCCGCCAAACTTGGTGGATTGCACGGAGTATTGGTCGCCCCGGGTTTTGGTGATCGCGGAATTGAAGGGAAAATTTCAGCCATACAATTTGTACGCGAAAACAACATACCATTCCTTGGTGTTTGTCTGGGGATGCAATGCGCGGTAATTGAATTTGCAAGAAATGTGATGGGTTGGAAAGACGCGCATTCCACCGAAATGAACCCCGCGACAAAACACGCCGTGATTGATTTCATGGAAGGACAAAAAGGAATTACCAAAAAAGGTGGCACTATGCGTCTGGGTGAATACACCTGCACAATTCACAAAGGAACAAAAGCCGCCAGTGTTTACAAGAAGGAAAAAATAGGCGAACGACACCGGCATCGTTACGAATTCAATAATAAATTTTTAAAAGATTTTGAGGAAGCGGGAATGACTGCTTCCGGAGTTAATCCTGAAAGCAACCTGGTAGAAATCGTTGAATTAAAAAATCACCCCTGGTTTGTTGGAGTACAATTCCATCCTGAATACAAGAGCACAGTTGAAAATCCCCATCCGCTTTTTGTTCGATTTGTCAGAGCAGCTTTGGACAGATCGAAATTGGCTATGGATTGA
- a CDS encoding T9SS type A sorting domain-containing protein: MKKPILLCIILIFGGILLQAQPTLTSVNNPLVGQRYYYRNTDTIAQPGAAGQGQTWNFTNVQVTLNTTIVNYVSPASTPHGASFPGSNLAAYTIPGEYEYFTTNANGYLFNGRGSSNDIVSITGSNYAFFSYPFQFGSSIVNTISGSTNAGTISGTVTITGDGTGTLKLPAITYSNVLRVKREENITYSFGPGVDENILTVSYFWYSATHAGPLMKLVTSTTSGIATGYTKYVGVADFGLGVDDIFKPTISEISIHPNPASGSTEVSFVSMQPSEVQFKIMDLTGKVWKEWSHNSFPGEASLQLDVASLPRGIYLLSAYSEGTIRQNRLILQ, from the coding sequence ATGAAAAAACCAATACTTCTCTGCATTATTTTGATTTTTGGAGGTATTCTTCTCCAGGCTCAACCTACACTTACCTCTGTAAACAATCCTTTGGTGGGTCAAAGGTATTATTACAGAAATACGGATACGATTGCTCAGCCAGGTGCTGCTGGACAGGGGCAGACCTGGAATTTCACAAATGTACAGGTGACGTTGAACACTACCATTGTAAATTATGTTTCACCGGCATCAACACCACATGGCGCATCATTTCCCGGTTCCAACCTTGCCGCTTATACAATTCCCGGTGAGTATGAATATTTTACTACTAACGCAAACGGATATTTATTCAATGGCAGAGGTTCGTCCAACGATATTGTTTCAATTACCGGATCGAATTATGCATTTTTTAGTTACCCATTCCAATTTGGATCAAGCATTGTGAATACTATCAGTGGTAGTACCAATGCAGGTACCATTTCAGGAACTGTTACCATCACAGGTGACGGAACCGGTACTTTGAAATTACCAGCAATCACTTACAGCAATGTTTTACGTGTAAAGCGGGAGGAGAACATCACTTATAGTTTCGGACCGGGCGTTGATGAAAATATCCTGACGGTAAGTTATTTCTGGTATTCTGCAACACATGCCGGACCACTCATGAAACTGGTTACATCGACTACTTCCGGTATTGCAACCGGCTACACGAAATATGTTGGTGTAGCTGACTTTGGATTGGGTGTTGATGATATCTTTAAGCCAACTATTTCTGAAATCAGTATTCATCCGAATCCGGCTTCCGGTAGCACCGAAGTTTCTTTTGTTTCTATGCAGCCTTCTGAAGTGCAATTTAAAATCATGGATCTTACCGGCAAAGTATGGAAAGAATGGAGTCACAACTCATTCCCCGGAGAAGCTTCTTTGCAGTTGGATGTTGCTAGTCTTCCACGCGGAATTTATCTGCTGTCAGCCTATTCTGAAGGGACAATTCGACAAAACAGATTGATTTTACAATAA